The proteins below come from a single Stigmatella erecta genomic window:
- a CDS encoding DUF7594 domain-containing protein — translation MSRGKRGAKWVVCATAVGLTVGCNGVTGPEEGPAGETQSQELLETQTFGSIADARVESSNPAQNFGTSSTLKADASPDYSSYLRFNVSGLKGSVRSAKLRLYMTDASTTGPAVSTTGSAWQESTLTYANKPVPQTRLASVGAVTADTWAEWDVTAAVHADGELNLVVTSTGHDGTVFYSRESSKADLRPQLVVTVDGGTTPPPPTGDWTFYSAAQGVPRYVYGVSADAGGNLWVAGGEEGLFVLQKGQTQFRRFTLADGLRPYGYMLDGSAPPGVKYLKVISVAGGPAGVAFVGYEGKKPAAGMPTCEDEWDQAYYAGRTPDASVYKSGDADRVTLTATGLQVVHYDLSTGPNKVAAEPRGREKVCNIWRIAYDPKTQSVWFGGNHGFAWGNANFAGYSCAPGTWDYGCAGVMEHAHPAINAWNADGTRWVLLTDAYWGVSVASNGDVWFGGANRSTRFRYGTNGNNYWSAQSQTEDSGYAWNRYDIWPDAVSEPTPPTREQRVDDHVSSMAVMANQSVWVGSFTRGLALLDANGQRLRTLSTELADKKGYVGAVAADPLDDSVWVGMRWGGGVSRVRGSTVVNYGDGVIPNHLIWVPVQDVQVDRASSPRRVLFAFQGSDTAHGTIGIYTGP, via the coding sequence GTCACAGGAGTTGCTGGAAACACAGACCTTCGGGTCCATCGCCGATGCCCGGGTGGAGTCCTCCAACCCGGCGCAGAACTTCGGCACCTCCAGCACGCTCAAGGCGGATGCCTCGCCGGACTACTCCTCCTATCTGCGCTTCAACGTGAGCGGGCTGAAGGGCTCCGTGCGCAGCGCGAAGCTGCGCCTGTACATGACGGATGCGTCCACCACCGGGCCCGCCGTGTCCACCACGGGGAGCGCCTGGCAGGAGAGCACCCTCACCTACGCCAACAAGCCCGTGCCGCAGACGCGGCTGGCCAGCGTGGGCGCGGTGACGGCGGACACCTGGGCCGAGTGGGATGTGACGGCCGCCGTGCACGCCGATGGCGAGCTCAACCTCGTGGTGACCTCCACGGGCCATGACGGCACCGTCTTCTACTCGCGGGAGAGCTCGAAGGCGGACCTGCGGCCCCAGCTCGTGGTGACGGTGGACGGCGGCACCACGCCCCCGCCGCCCACGGGGGATTGGACGTTCTACAGCGCGGCGCAGGGCGTGCCCCGGTACGTGTACGGCGTGAGCGCGGACGCGGGGGGCAACCTCTGGGTGGCCGGCGGCGAGGAGGGGCTCTTCGTGCTCCAGAAGGGGCAGACCCAGTTCCGCCGCTTCACCCTGGCCGACGGCCTGCGCCCCTACGGGTACATGCTCGATGGCAGCGCGCCCCCGGGCGTGAAGTACCTGAAGGTCATCTCCGTGGCGGGAGGCCCCGCGGGCGTCGCCTTCGTGGGCTACGAGGGCAAGAAGCCCGCGGCGGGCATGCCCACGTGCGAGGACGAGTGGGACCAGGCCTACTACGCGGGCCGCACCCCGGACGCGAGCGTCTACAAGAGCGGGGACGCGGACCGGGTGACGCTCACGGCCACGGGCCTCCAGGTAGTGCACTATGACTTGTCCACCGGACCCAACAAGGTCGCCGCCGAGCCGCGCGGGCGCGAGAAGGTCTGCAACATCTGGCGCATCGCCTATGACCCGAAGACGCAGAGCGTCTGGTTTGGCGGCAACCACGGCTTCGCCTGGGGCAACGCGAACTTCGCGGGCTACAGCTGCGCCCCCGGCACGTGGGACTACGGCTGCGCCGGGGTGATGGAGCACGCCCACCCGGCCATCAACGCGTGGAACGCGGACGGGACGCGGTGGGTCCTGCTCACGGATGCGTACTGGGGCGTGTCGGTGGCCTCCAACGGGGATGTCTGGTTCGGCGGCGCCAACCGCTCCACCCGCTTCCGCTACGGCACCAACGGCAACAACTACTGGAGCGCCCAGAGCCAGACGGAGGACAGCGGCTATGCCTGGAACCGCTACGACATCTGGCCGGACGCCGTGAGCGAGCCCACCCCGCCCACCCGCGAGCAGCGCGTGGATGACCACGTGTCGAGCATGGCGGTGATGGCCAACCAGAGCGTGTGGGTGGGCAGCTTCACCCGGGGGCTCGCCCTGCTCGACGCGAACGGCCAGCGCCTGCGCACGCTCTCCACGGAGCTGGCCGACAAGAAGGGGTACGTGGGCGCCGTCGCGGCGGACCCGCTCGATGACAGCGTCTGGGTGGGCATGCGCTGGGGTGGCGGCGTGAGCCGGGTGCGCGGCAGCACCGTGGTGAACTACGGAGACGGCGTGATTCCCAACCACCTCATCTGGGTCCCCGTCCAGGACGTCCAGGTGGATCGCGCCTCCAGCCCCCGGCGGGTGCTCTTCGCCTTCCAGGGCTCCGACACCGCGCACGGCACCATCGGCATCTACACGGGCCCGTGA